From Bombus vancouverensis nearcticus chromosome 15, iyBomVanc1_principal, whole genome shotgun sequence, the proteins below share one genomic window:
- the LOC117157211 gene encoding uncharacterized protein LOC117157211 isoform X2: MNEMNSTSVTNSITSGILPDSIKNYTTTMAINTSSEISEAYMNSTEENGLWNVSKPITSLPNNTLISFEASSTSTYVSTTTEIFDEFGPPDGIEYIFVPLGVVVFVIVLSAVVIIISRKRKLERLRHRLMPMYNFDPGEEEEDDWETELLEECYNNHQRRQGYQSMDTEENAELFGNH, from the exons ATGAATGAGATGAACTCAACAAGTGTTACAAATTCTATAACATCCGGAATACTACCTGACAgcattaaaaattatactaCCACCATGGCGATTAATACATCCAGTGAAATATCTGAAGCATATATGAATTCTACAGAAGAAAATGGATTGTGGAATGTTTCTAAACCTATAACATCATTGCCTAATAATACACTAATTTCATTTGAAGCTTCAAGTACCAGTACATATGTATCTACAACAACAGAAATTTTTGACGAATTTGGCCCACCTGATGGAATAGAATACATTTTTGTACCACTTGGTGTAGTGGTCTTTGTTATTGTATTATCAGCTGTG GTGATAATTATCtcaaggaaaagaaaattggaACGTTTAAGACATAGACTTATGCCAATGTATAATTTTGATCCTGGTGAAGAAGAGGAAGATGACTGGGAAACTGAATTATTAGAAGAATGTTACAATAATCATCAAAGACgt CAAGGGTATCAATCTATGGATACAGAAGAAAATGCAGAACTCTTTGGAAATCATTga
- the LOC117157211 gene encoding uncharacterized protein LOC117157211 isoform X1 — protein MNEMNSTSVTNSITSGILPDSIKNYTTTMAINTSSEISEAYMNSTEENGLWNVSKPITSLPNNTLISFEASSTSTYVSTTTEIFDEFGPPDGIEYIFVPLGVVVFVIVLSAVVWVIIISRKRKLERLRHRLMPMYNFDPGEEEEDDWETELLEECYNNHQRRQGYQSMDTEENAELFGNH, from the exons ATGAATGAGATGAACTCAACAAGTGTTACAAATTCTATAACATCCGGAATACTACCTGACAgcattaaaaattatactaCCACCATGGCGATTAATACATCCAGTGAAATATCTGAAGCATATATGAATTCTACAGAAGAAAATGGATTGTGGAATGTTTCTAAACCTATAACATCATTGCCTAATAATACACTAATTTCATTTGAAGCTTCAAGTACCAGTACATATGTATCTACAACAACAGAAATTTTTGACGAATTTGGCCCACCTGATGGAATAGAATACATTTTTGTACCACTTGGTGTAGTGGTCTTTGTTATTGTATTATCAGCTGTGGTATGG GTGATAATTATCtcaaggaaaagaaaattggaACGTTTAAGACATAGACTTATGCCAATGTATAATTTTGATCCTGGTGAAGAAGAGGAAGATGACTGGGAAACTGAATTATTAGAAGAATGTTACAATAATCATCAAAGACgt CAAGGGTATCAATCTATGGATACAGAAGAAAATGCAGAACTCTTTGGAAATCATTga
- the D1 gene encoding D1 chromosomal protein isoform X2, translated as MSDDNSPVVEEQKKKRGRPAKTDKNTVKEPKKRGRPSTDKNNAVRTAKSDNEDDASPVPVKKGRGRPKGSHKKKQGTTKGTPSGRGRGRPKKKEEKPESTGEEEDEQEEEEEEEEDN; from the exons ATGTCAGACGATAATTCACCTGTTGTtgaagaacaaaagaaaaagcgTGGTAGGCCAGCGAAAACAGATAAAAATACCGTTAAAGAACCCAAAAAGAGAGGCAGACCTTCTACAGATAAAAATAATGCAGTACGAACTGCAAAGTCTGATAATGAAGATGATGCATCGCCTGTACCTGTCAAAAAAGGGAGGGGGCGACCAAAAGGATCTCATAAAAAGAAG CAAGGTACAACTAAAGGAACTCCTTCAGGACGAGGTCGTGGTAGAcctaaaaagaaagaagaaaaaccaGAAAGTACTGGAGAAGAAGAGGATGaacaagaggaagaagaagaggaggaggaggataattga
- the D1 gene encoding D1 chromosomal protein isoform X1, translated as MIYKGLKMSDDNSPVVEEQKKKRGRPAKTDKNTVKEPKKRGRPSTDKNNAVRTAKSDNEDDASPVPVKKGRGRPKGSHKKKQGTTKGTPSGRGRGRPKKKEEKPESTGEEEDEQEEEEEEEEDN; from the exons TGATATATAAAGGATTAAAAATGTCAGACGATAATTCACCTGTTGTtgaagaacaaaagaaaaagcgTGGTAGGCCAGCGAAAACAGATAAAAATACCGTTAAAGAACCCAAAAAGAGAGGCAGACCTTCTACAGATAAAAATAATGCAGTACGAACTGCAAAGTCTGATAATGAAGATGATGCATCGCCTGTACCTGTCAAAAAAGGGAGGGGGCGACCAAAAGGATCTCATAAAAAGAAG CAAGGTACAACTAAAGGAACTCCTTCAGGACGAGGTCGTGGTAGAcctaaaaagaaagaagaaaaaccaGAAAGTACTGGAGAAGAAGAGGATGaacaagaggaagaagaagaggaggaggaggataattga